The region CAACTCGTCCAGCCGGGGGTCCGGCAGCGCGACCACCCCCTCGTTCGGCTCGATCGTCGCGAACGGGTAGTTGGCGGCCAGCACGTTGTTACGCGTCAACGCGTTGAACAGAGTCGACTTCCCGACGTTCGGCAGCCCCACGATTCCCAGATTCAAGCCCACGGGGTCCACAGTTTAGGAGATGTGGCGGGCACGCAGGCGTCCGCTGGCGGCGTCGGCAAGTGTCAGCCGGTACGGTCGACGTGTGTCAGGACAGCGCGCCCGGCCGGCGATACCGGCCGATCACCGCTCCGCGCACCCGAATTTCCCAGGAGTGCCCTGGTGGGGCGCGGTTCTGATCGCCGTCGTCGCCTCTGTGCTCGGCTTCGCGTTCGACGCCGGCTCCGGCGGTGGCCAGCTCACCGGCGCCTTCTCGGCGCTGTATGTGATCGGCTGCGTGGCCGCGGTGCTGGCGGTGCGCCAGGCGAACGTGTTCACCGCCGTCATCCAGCCGCCGCTGCTGCTGTTCGTCGCGGTACCGGGCGCCTACTTCCTGATGCACAGCTCCGACATCCACGGGATCAAGGACATTCTGATCAACTGCGGCTACCCGCTGATCGAGCGGTTCCCGCTGATGCTCTTCACCGCCGCAGTGGTTCTGCTGCTGGGCATCGGGCGCTGGTTCCTCGGCCGGTCGGCCGCGCAGAACGCGGCCGCCGACGCCCCGGCGCCGGCCCGGGGCAGCCGGCTCGCCGCGAAGATCTCCTCCCTCATCGGCGGTGCCGACGAGGCGACACCGGCCGAAGACGCGCCGCGCCGCCGGCATTCGGCCGAACGCCGCCGGAACGCCAAGCCTGCGCCGGGCCGGGCCGCCCGCACCGGCGCACGTTCGGCGAAGCGGGCAGCTTCGTCTGCCGAGAAACCGTCTCGGTCTCACCACACCCGGCCCGCCGACACCGAGATCATCGAACCGGTCGTGGACCGTCCACGCCGGCGCAGGCCCCGGCCCGCCGAGGCGCCCGCCTCGGAGACCCGCCGCCGCACCCGGTCCGCATCGGACCGCGAGCGGCGCAGCTCACTCCCGCCGACCGAACGTCGCGCCTCCTACGACCGCCCCGAACGCGCTGAGCGGGAGCGACCGCAGCGTTCCGCGCGGCCGCGTCCGCCGCGGCCCAGCCGCTACGACGGCTACGAACCGCTCGAGCCGCACGGCGGCGGCCCGCTGTCCGGCGGCACCCACCACCCGGTCTCCCGGGTGCGTTACCGCGGCGAGGGCGACACCGACGACCAGCCGGAATACCGCACCCGTCGGCGCGCCCCCCGCGACTTCGACGCCGATCGGTGGGAGTACGACATCTAACCTGCTGATCGCAGGAAGTCCCCCGCGGCGTTCACCGCGGGAGTCGAGCTGCCGGCGTCGCTGACGAACACGGCGAGCGCGAGGTCACCGTCGATGCCCACGAACCAGCCGTGGGCGTGTTGATCATCGATGTACTCGGCGGTACCGGTCTTGCCGAGCATGCCGGGGATGTCCTGCAACTGGGTGGCCGTGCCGCCGGTGATGGTCTCGCGCATCATCGACTTGACCTGCTCGTCGACCCCGGGCGGCAGCGGCTCGGGCGCGCGGTCGGGCTTTCCGGGCCGGCCCTCGACGATCGCGGGCGCCGGTACCGTGCCACGCGCCAAGGTCGCTGCGACCAGCGCCATCCCGAACGGCGACGCGGTGACTTTCCCCTGCCCGATGCCTTCCTCGACCCGCAGGGCGGAGGTGTCGGCCACCGGCACCGAGCCGGTGACCGTGGTCATGCCCGGAGCGGTGTAGTCGATGCCCAGCCCCAGCTGCGCCGCCGCCTTGGTCAGGCCGTCCGCCGGCAGGTCGACCGCGAGCCGGCCCATCGTCGTGTTGCACGATTTCGCGAAGGCGGTGTGCAGCGGCACCTGGCCGAGGTCGAAGTTGTTGTCGTTGGGGATCTGGCGGCCCTCGATGTTCTCGGTGCCCGGGCAGGCGACCACGCTGTCGG is a window of Mycolicibacterium chubuense NBB4 DNA encoding:
- a CDS encoding DUF6542 domain-containing protein, with the translated sequence MSGQRARPAIPADHRSAHPNFPGVPWWGAVLIAVVASVLGFAFDAGSGGGQLTGAFSALYVIGCVAAVLAVRQANVFTAVIQPPLLLFVAVPGAYFLMHSSDIHGIKDILINCGYPLIERFPLMLFTAAVVLLLGIGRWFLGRSAAQNAAADAPAPARGSRLAAKISSLIGGADEATPAEDAPRRRHSAERRRNAKPAPGRAARTGARSAKRAASSAEKPSRSHHTRPADTEIIEPVVDRPRRRRPRPAEAPASETRRRTRSASDRERRSSLPPTERRASYDRPERAERERPQRSARPRPPRPSRYDGYEPLEPHGGGPLSGGTHHPVSRVRYRGEGDTDDQPEYRTRRRAPRDFDADRWEYDI